The Rhizobium rhododendri nucleotide sequence ATCTGTCCCTAGTACGAGAGGACCGGGATGGACATATCTCTGGTGGACCTGTTGTCCTGCCAAGGGCATAGCAGGGTAGCTAAATATGGAATGGATAACCGCTGAAAGCATCTAAGCGGGAAACCAACCTGAAAACGAGTGTTCCCTATCAGAGCCGTGGAAGACGACCACGTTGATAGGCCGGGTGTGGACGTGCAGCAATGCATGAAGCTTACCGGTACTAATAGCTCGACTGGCTTGATCGTTCTCATTGCTCATGTTCATCTTCGATGAAATGAGCTTCTTCTGTCCTCACGCGTCAATGACGCTGCGGATCCTCGGGTCTAGCCCGAGGACAGGCTTGCGCCAGACGCCTGGCGGCACGATGCAATCGTGCTGCTGGAGTGATCCGGATGGTGCTGAAAACAGAAGATCGAATAAACGTGTTCACCTGGACGACGGCAAGTCGTTCTGGGTTAAAAAAGATTCAAGTGGCGATGCCACCCAGCTTCTCAAATGTTGCGCTTTGCCGACCTGGTGGTCATGGCGGGGCACCTGCACCCGTTCCCATTCCGAACACGGCCGTGAAATGCCCCTGCGCCTATGGTACTCCGTCTTAAGACGCGGGAGAGTCGGTCGCTGCCAGGTCTGCAAAACGCAACATAATCTCATCAACATGCACAGACAAACATCGACACAAAGTCGGCCCAAACCAACAAACCAATACCGTTTGCAACAACCCAAACGCAAACAACACGACTTTCCGCGGGGTGGAGCAGCCCGGTAGCTCGTCAGGCTCATAACCTGAAGGCCGCAGGTTCAAATCCTGCCCCCGCAACCAAATCCCAAACAGACATCAATGCACCAGCACAGCACCACCAAGCCCGCGTCATAATGACTGCGGGCCGTTTCGCGTTCGGGCGTCGGCCACCATATCAGCGCTTCGCGTTTTGTTACCCGTGGGGATCCGGTATCATCGGCCAGATATCTTTGCGCGCGCGCCGATAGGGCGTTTGCGCCGGATTGTTCGGATAGGGTGTGCCGGCTGAGCAGTATATGATCTCGGATGCGATCTTTGAGAACGAGGCGAAAAAATGGTTGGTCGATTTGATCCCGAGGATCTTCTTTTCTGTCGGATCAATACCCATGACAGAAAACACACTCGGGTCGAAGGTCTGTGCCCGCGTTGAATTCAAAATGATATCGATGCCATCGAGAACGATATGAGCGGCATCGCCGAACGGTACGAAGCTTTCGCCAAAGCGCATCTCCGCATTGGTGACAAGTTTGACAACAGAAACAATCCCGTCCACTGGATTGCCCGTACCGGGAGCAGATTTGGCTCCGAAGCGCAGCGGAATTTCTGCACCTTCTCCCGCGGCCATGCAGATCTGGACTGCCATAGGATCCCAGATAGTGCCAATCGCGGTGTTTGTGGCGCCCTTGTCGAGCAGTTCTCGCAGGAGCACGGTCGCGTCACCTGCAGTTCCGCCGCCGGGATTGTCCCATATGTCGGCGATCACCACTGGCCAGGATGTGGCGGCAAGCGCAGAGGCTACGGCCTGCTTCTCGTCCACCTGCGGCATGATGAAGGTGCCGCGGCTGGCAAACAACTCGAGCCCCAGCCTGCGGGCAAGCATCTCCCCCTTTTCCCTGTTATCGTTGGTCACCACAAGCACCTTCGTGCCCATCTCAGGCACGTCACCCGCCATGAAGCCGTGGACGACCGAAATGGAGAGAATGTCCGCGTCATCCCGCTCGATCTTCATGATCCTGTCGATGAAGGAGCGCATCGGATCACGAGAGGTCGGAAAAACATCGATCATTCGGCAATCGAAGACCGACATGACCGGCTGCACGCGGCCCTCGAGCATATCGACGGTGATCCGCCAGAGATCCTCGGCACGATCGACGAAATCCGTGTGCGGAAATTCCTTGAAGTAGACGAAGAGATCGGCGGCCGACAGCCGCTTGTCCGTCAGATGGCTGTGGGGATCAAGTTCGGCGCAGATCGGGACACCGGCTCCAACCAGTTCACGGATGCGGGTGAGAATGTCGCCCTCGGCATCCTCATAGCCGGCGGCAACCATGGCGC carries:
- a CDS encoding M81 family metallopeptidase, with product MRIFTAALATETNTFSPICVDRRAFEASLYAPPGEHPETPTLCTAPITVGRRVTAEKGWELIEGTAAWADPAGLLNRSTYEALRDEVLGQLHAAMPVDAVVLGLHGAMVAAGYEDAEGDILTRIRELVGAGVPICAELDPHSHLTDKRLSAADLFVYFKEFPHTDFVDRAEDLWRITVDMLEGRVQPVMSVFDCRMIDVFPTSRDPMRSFIDRIMKIERDDADILSISVVHGFMAGDVPEMGTKVLVVTNDNREKGEMLARRLGLELFASRGTFIMPQVDEKQAVASALAATSWPVVIADIWDNPGGGTAGDATVLLRELLDKGATNTAIGTIWDPMAVQICMAAGEGAEIPLRFGAKSAPGTGNPVDGIVSVVKLVTNAEMRFGESFVPFGDAAHIVLDGIDIILNSTRAQTFDPSVFSVMGIDPTEKKILGIKSTNHFFASFSKIASEIIYCSAGTPYPNNPAQTPYRRARKDIWPMIPDPHG